The proteins below are encoded in one region of Hordeum vulgare subsp. vulgare chromosome 3H, MorexV3_pseudomolecules_assembly, whole genome shotgun sequence:
- the LOC123443864 gene encoding putative cytochrome c oxidase subunit 5b-like: MWRRLQTLAPALRRAAAAAGSPPSPAIARAAPISTAVAAFRRTAPLLSADKPAAAATSVEDVMPIATGLEREELEAELQGKKRFDMDPPVGPFGTKEAPAVIESYFDKRIVGCPGDEGEDEHDLVWFWLKKDEPHECPVCSQYFVLKVIGDGGNPDGHDDDDDGHHH, encoded by the exons ATGTGGCGCCGcctccaaaccctagcccccGCCCTCCGCCGCGCTGCCGCCGCAGCCGGCTCGCCCCCCTCCCCGGCCATCGCCCGGGCCGCTCCCATCTCCACGGCGGTCGCGGCCTTCCGCCGCACTGCCCCTCTCCTCTCCG CGGACAAGCCGGCGGCGGCAGCGACGAGTGTGGAGGATGTCATGCCCATAGCCACGGGGTTGGAGCGCGAGGAGCTCGAGGCGGAGCTCCAG GGGAAGAAGCGCTTCGACATGGATCCCCCTGTCGGTCCCTTCGGTACCAAG GAGGCGCCAGCTGTCATTGAGTCCTATTTTGACAAGAGAATAGTAGGTTGCCCTGGTGATGAAGGAG AGGATGAGCATGATCTCGTATGGTTCTGGTTGAAAAAAGATGAGCCGCATGAATGCCCAGTCTGCTCACAATACTTTGTG CTTAAGGTCATTGGTGATGGTGGAAATCCAGAtgggcatgatgatgatgatgacggtcatcacCACTAA